Sequence from the Phragmites australis chromosome 6, lpPhrAust1.1, whole genome shotgun sequence genome:
GGAACTAATCTAATGCACGAGTTGTAGCCGCCAAAGGCCACACAGCTGGTTGcgttaaagaaaaaaaaggggggcGCTGACCTTTATATGTCccacagagaaaaagaaaatgcgAAGGAGGGAGACCTATATAACCAACATTCTTGCTTAGCATTAAGCACTAAATATGTAATGTTATTTCTTACCGATTTCCATGAAAATCCGGAAGGACATGGGTGTCTTGAGTCAATGCAGAAAGAAAGGGACTATTTTGCTCATGTGACATTGAAACCAACATCTTGTTCAGTAGCTCATATATGGATATACCTGGATAAATTGAGCAGAAAATTATGTTCCTTTTACTGGTTACAGGTAGCTACAAAGACAATGTGCTTCAGAAGACATGAAACATACTTTGAGAAGCAGCACGATTAGAAAGAAGAGGAGCAGCGACATGGTATTCCACAATGTAATCAAGCAGAGCACCAGTTGCACTTTGGCCACCTTCTGTGAGCCAAAACTCAGGTACCATTGCTGAATTTGGAAGCGCGATGCAATATTAGCCAAGATGACCCACAAACGATTGAAAAGAACTAGGTATAAAAGAAACTAAAAGAGACGCTGGTAAGAAATTGTTGGAAATAAATATGTGTTCTAGAGGAAGTTAAAAAAAGAACATTTGAGAAGGCAACCGTACCAGACCAAAACGGGCCCCAGACACCAGGGATAAACAATTTGTTCTTTGAGACAGCCATGTGGCATGTAGATGTCCCACAGACCAATACCATCCGGTGGCATATTGCTTCTTCATCAGACACTGTAAAAGAATTGTCAGAATAAAtataatacaaatatattttcaaagATAGTTTCTCTAGCAAAACACGAAGTGACTTGTCACTAACAATTAGCTTTAGATTCTGCATCTGGGACACTTTCCATAACTCCAACTCCACCAGCGTGAGCATCAATAAGTGAAGTTCCAACAGGAGTACCAGGAAGTAAGCCTAACTCCTGAGATTTAGAGGTAACCAACATCAAAATGATGAACAATGAAAACTAACGGCACAGGAATTTCTTGCTTACACACATTGTAGAGAAGGCATCTATATAACAGGATTGCATTGTATCTCGTACATGATACAGTTTATCACAAAGTATACTTAAACAACAACGCCTCAAAAATACTGTGAGCATACTAAGTTGCTTGCCTTTGCAGCAGTAGGTGTTAAACCAGACCCAAGAGGATGACCAGGAAAAGCAACACTGCGTCCTGTTTACATTGCATAAAAACTTAATGCTGTattagaaataaataaataaataaatgatacACCAACAAATTCACCAATTTCAGCACAAAAAGGAAAGAACAACTATTATTCACCTATTTTTGCACAATTTCCTTCGACAAGGTCTCTCaacccaatttcttcccaaaaaACATTGTCCCATCCACATGCCTCCATATCACGTGAATCAGATTCCGTCCACTGTTCCATGTGTGCATGTCCAAGATATGTCCATTTGCAGACAGTTGTGCATAAGCTGCGGGTGTCATCACCGGTTGCTCTACAAAAGAAAGCCCCAGAGCAAAGAATATTATGAAAGCAACTCACAGCTTCTGGGTTATAGCAAAATCAAACAAAGATAGGGATTCACCTATATGCTAACCAGTCACTGAGGTCCATCCACCTACAAACCATAGACCAAGACTCTTGCAGATTTTCCTTCACCCATAAGAGCTGCAAATACCCAAAGTCTAAATATGAGACTAGCAATGGAGATACTCAGATACAGCACGGTAAAAATTAGTTCACCACTTctcaatacaagataaaaaatcaaaagtaaaacCTATGGATTTGATCAAAACAACATTATTATAGTGAATATCCCTAAACCATTATCCACATGCATCGCTTTCTGAACACCATTTCCACTCAGTGAATCTAATGTGAATAATTCAGAATATTGATGCCATCGCAACGAGTGACTATTGTGGTGTTTAGCACTTCAGCTTTCTAAATACTAGAACTTTGACTTTCTGAGACATTCACCTAACTTTTAGGATTGCAGTGTGACAAGATAATAATTATCCGAGAATGAGCACAATGGCTAGCATTTCCGGCAGCATGATTAGTGTTGTCTACTGCCTACCAATGAGCCGGGAAGCCAAAAGTTTGCATACATGCATGGTATGAACCATACACATGAAAAAACACAAATCTTATACTCTTACCTTTGGAGCCTGCATTTCTGGGGAAACACCCCCGCCACAGTATTGCAGTACCGGCGAATTGCTAGCATTTATTCGCTCCGCCTGGTTCACAGCTCTATGGTCCATCCACACAATGATGTTCCTCCTCGTATCACCACTCCAAGAAACCGAAATAGGGGAGCCATCAGCATCAACAGCAACTGCAAGCAGAATCAATTTTATAAGTTGGTGAAATCCTAGATATCACAGACACAAGATCTCCCATTTAAATATCAACTTTTCCCTCTACAAATTAGAATGCAAGAGCTAATATGGAGTCAGGGCAAACCAAGGGAGCAAGTAGCGGCGAAGCCAAGTCCGACAACTTCCTCAGGAGAAACATTTGCCAGCGAGCATGCAGATTTCACCACAGCACACACCGCGTGCCAGATATCCGTTGATGATTGCTGGACATGGAAACAACCCGGAAGTAACAAAACAGTACTTACAGCATATACCAATCATGCAACACATTGCTCGGGTAAGAAAGAACAGGTCTCGACCTCAATGCAGTCTTTCTCTTTCCATATCTGTATAGGACTGCTCGCCGACCCCAGCAACTTGCCCTTCTCATCAAAGAGACCTGCAAACAGTAGACGAAGAACATTTTACAACACTAACCCAGTTGCCTACTACGCCTACACGTACTGTACTtgcatttttttataaaaagttTCTAAGTATCGAGCGTGTCAAGACGCAGGAGAGTTCTCTATACACCTATCGAAAATTACTGTCCAACAAAGTTTTTCAGATACCTCTCCTAAATTACTCCCCATCGGAGCAAACACGAACAAACTTCTCATAAAAACTACCATTTTGTTAATCACTGCACAGCGAAAACCTTCTCCGAGTCCAAATACTCCAAGGAAAAATGGTAATTTTCTCAGACTTTAACGGTTAACTTGCGGTAAAAGCAGTTCTTCTAGCCTACTGAATAACTGAATCAAGAAACCGGCGAGGTTTCTACTGCTACGAGACAAGAAAAGGTGGATGATTTCTTTTCCAAGAAGAAGGGATGGGAGAGGAAGGGATCTCTAGAGGAGTATAGTAGGGCGAGCCTGCGCGAGCGCTGCCGGTGCCGACGTCGACGCCAAGGAATACGGAGGCGGCGCTGCCGCGGGACATAGTGACGGCCGCGGGCTggtggggcggcggcggcggagctgagCAGGGGAGCGGTCGGAGCTCGTGGACAAGGGTGTCCGCGTGGGCGTGGCGCGGCCTGCATCGCGTGTGGTTGGATGGATCGGCTTGATCTGATCCGTCTGGGTGGGCCCACCTGGCAGAGTACCTGGTGTGGAGAGAATAATCGTCTACAccgttttttttcttttcttttgatcgGATCGTCAACACCGGTTGGTTAAACCGATAATGAGTCCAGTTCTATTTTAGAATTTCTTTCAAGTAAAAGAATTGTCTGTTATATTAATTAGTAGAAGAGTCTGATAAGCTAAAGTATAGATTTAAAGCAAAATCgctaaaggaaaaaaatcaaaccGGAAGAAAACAATTCAGCCCTTAACACAGCGAAAAGGGCCGCTGACCCGACGTAGACGCCCCCCCtcaggagttttttttattttagctattttaaaactaatattaaaaaaatatataagacactaaatttttaaaaattagtttttttatcgTATCAAAGTACATAACGTGACTCACAACTTAATCACGTTAATGCATCTGGCGTAATCAAGTGACTGTGCTGGCGTTCCGTTCTGGCACCTTGCTACTTTGCTATGGTGGAAGAGAGATATTAATAACACATATTGAGTAGCCGTCACTAATATGATGTCTTATCTATTGGTTTCTTATGGTTATAGGGAAATGATCAAATATAAAGAAAATGATTCAGCCATTAACAGAGAAAAAAATGGCCTATTCTTGCACCAAAAAACACCCTAAATAATGTGCCCTCGCGAAGGTCTATATTCGGCCTCGGCAGTGATGTGTTTTACAATGGCAATCACCGACCGCTCTTTGTGCACCAAGATGCATCTATTTCACTCTTTCTAAATTTTCGAGGTCACTAGCATGATGATGATTTTTTAAGAACATTTGACGAATTTTTACGTAGAACTTTACACCGTTACATTTATAAGTTATTTAATTTCCTTCCGCACCACCCGTTGCATTGCCGATTTAGAACGCTTTTCTCCAAATTCATGTCACAAACTTGTTGCTGCGAATGGGATTGGACACCCTTCAAGCcatgataaaaaatattgaactcTCGCAACACGTTTTGGACACTTGCGCCCTGAGAGATCTTCGAAAAATCTATTCCTATAGGTTTGCATTTCCCATCTTTCTTCTGAGTATGGTGGAGGACTGCCATATATCTTCGTATTAATATAGCGTTTGCATCGTTTCTAGAAAGGGCTTCACTCCTAGGATCTGTAATCGCGCGCTTTCTTGCAGCAGTGCCATCTTGTTGCAAGATCTTCAAGTTCATGCAACCGGTCGCCTCAAGTTTTTTTAAGAACAGGATATTTTACCCGGTCTTCTTTAGAGATCTTTTTACGAGGAGGTGTGACACCTGAGTTCGAACCTGGATGGAGTCGGCTGCAACCGGCAGCTTTGCCATCACGCTCCTTACGTGTTCACCTCAAGTTGGTGGTCTACAACTGAACACCTTGAAATATCCAATTAGAAAAATTTCAAGATTGTCGTGGTTCAACTTACAATATGTTTCTATTGTAGTGCTATCGACACATGAACCTTCGGACACATGAGGTATAAATGTTTTGAGAAGCCAACTAGAATTTTGGGCCAACAAAAATTATTCTTGTCATATATATCCATTTTAAGTCTTATAGCTAATAGGTAATGCCCTCATTCCGAAAACAAACAAATGACGGTGCAAGAGGTTGATCAACGAAGGCGAACGTTCATGTTAAAAGTAGTAATCCATCATAATTGTGTATGACCTCTctaattttttatgagtattgTCTAGTGTGCGCACCTTATAACCAAAACTTTCCTTCTCCTTAACTGAAGGAGCAGAGCTCACACTATtttcgttcaaaaaaaaatgaCTTTATTCATCTACTAGATCACATGAAATATGTTAATATAGCTTTCACATCATTAACATCTGCCGGTTAGAAGAATCCgcaaaaaaaaacctataaTTTACCTTTTTTAAGCATAACTTACCATTTACCTTCTTCAAAGAGAAATACTTTAGTACAATTCACTTGTATAACTTTATTACAACCAGATGTTTTAGGTTTCTTCATTTATCAGTGATCCACCATCAAGTGATTTAAGCCATTAAATCTCTAGTCGTCAAGGAGAATAGGCTGAGTGTATTACGACACtcttttttgagaaaaagtaACCTAAAATTTACTTATTTTTAATGAAGTAACTTATAACCtactgataattttttttaaaaatattttgatgcaCATGCTTCGTAGTAATAATACGGGAACGCGCTGCCAACGAAAAGCAGCACGCGGGAAGCAAGCCCACACGGTAGTACAGAGCGCGCACGACAGCGAGCAGTAGCACGAGGGCGCGAGAGCGTGTGACACGGGGCTACATGGGGAGCGGAACGCAAGGACGAGGAGAGACGTTTTTTAAGTAGTACACTTAATTACTCAATAAGTTGATAAACAATTTACGAGTTGGTCAATCGGGCCAGGAGATGGGCCCACTCACGTGTTTATTATTCTCTTGAGTTACTCCACATGGGACTAATCATTATCCTATCCCGGCCCTGCGAAAGGATCACGCCGCCCTGCCGTGGACCCTCGTGTGCTTGGCGTAGGATATTTGCGTGGGCCGAGGCCACGTCACGCAGCCAGAGGGCGACGTCACTGTCGCCGCGGGGCCCGCATGTGCGCCTCCCCTCGCTTTCTGATTTGCACTAACGCCACATTATGCTCACACCTATGTAGGGTGGGACCATAGTGCCAAAACCCTTGGTCGGGCCCATATGTCAGGGACGTTTTAAGTGTGTGCGTAGCGAGAGGTCAGATGCGAAATTTCGCCCCCAGGAATATTATAACGTTCAGCCCGCCTACTACGTTGCACTGTCTGCGCGTTCGCTCCCTCCCTGCTCCCTTGCCGGCGATCTCGTCGCCTCGTCTCCGATTCCGGCGTCCAGCATAGGTAGTCAAATCTCCCTCTCAGTTGATCCTTTGCGCGTGCCGGATTGCGAAAAGGCGCGGAAAACCGGCGAAATCTGACGCGAATTTCGCTCAATTCGGCGCAGATTTGGCGGGGGTATCGGCTCAGGGTTCCGCGCCGGCGATGAAGGAGAAGCGCGGGCTCGAGGAcgccggcggtggcggagaCGGCCGCCCTGAGGCCAAGCGGGCGCGCCCCCCGGCTCTGGCCAGGTTAGGAATTCCCGGGATTTCATTTCACCCTTCTGTTTATTTAGCTTCGTGATGTGCTGTTGTTTGACTAGCTGTGGAATTAGTTGCACGAATGTGGGAATGCTAGCCAGAGCACGTTGTAGTGATTCGGTGGTGCTTTACAGAAGTATACAATTGAGATTTGGGGATTTCTTGATCAAAATTACCGCCGGCGACCTGGTGCTGTGTAATTTGAGTATCTGTAGAAATGGTCCCGTGTTTTTTTCTTGGGGATAAGTGGCTATAAGCTCATATGTAAATGATTAAAGACCCAAGTGGTTTCTGTGCTGAACCATAAAGCTTGGGATTTaaattttcatttcattttgggTGTTCTGAAGCCAGTGATTACTGATTAGTGAGCGAAGCTTAAAATGCGAATTGGTGTGGTGTGTGGTCTGTCCGGAAATTGGCTGCAGGAGTTGCAAATTGGTACACTGCCCGTGGAATTCGGATTTTTACCTAGTCTTGGTGCCTACTTCAGGTTTGCTATGCAGTAAGCGTGAGAATATGCATGCTAGTATGCcagtattattattatttttgaactgAGTATTATTATTGTTACCTTATCCAAAAAAAGTAGGTATTTTCATTGTTAACGTCTGTCTTCTTGTTCCATGTTGGATATGAGTAGTAATGCTTTGACGGTTCGCTTTTTGGGGATAAATTAGGTATTTCTTTCCCCCATTTATTTCAATAGTTGTAGCAACTTGCTATCTAATGGATTTTATTCCCCAAATAATATATAATGAATAGTTGCAAAATGGTACCCTATCAGCTATGAGAAGAATCACAAAAATAGTATACTGTCGGTATTAGAAATACCGATTACCTCCTGCTGCTACTTTAACTACTGATTTGCTGACATGCCACCATGCCACCTTCGATGCTCATTTAAAATACCTATCGTATTAGGATGACCGATAGAATGCTATCGGTATTTCATGTACCGATAGGAAAAAAACAATACGATTCATATCGGTATGTGAAATACCGATAGCATACTATCGGTCACCCTAATACAGATAGCTCTCAGTTGGTATTTTAATTGTGCATCCTATTGGTAGTTGAAGTATTGACAGGGAGGTAATCGGTATTTCTAATACTAAAATGCTATTATTTTTGCGATTCTTATAAACAGGGTACCACTTTTTGGGATTATTCATTGAAATAAtactattttgaaagaaaaaaatcgtGTCTAGTGTGCCCCTAGAAGGTATGCAAAGATCTTAAGTGAACTGAGGTTGAGCACATGGCACCTTCACTATTCATAGCCTATGAAAACATGTAATGTTAAATTTGATGAGTTTAGGCAGAATAGGGGATCCATGGATTGTTGTAGAACAATTAGTGAGAATAGAGTTTTGGTATCTTTTTAATAACTGAGGTTATAATTCAGTTGCATATACATGTACTCATGGTTCTGTTTGCAAATCCTAGTTACTGTGAGCGTGCACCAACTTCTCCATCTTAATAGATTTGGTGAATAGCTTTTGTTATGGTTTGCCATTGAGTCAATCAGGATTAGAACACTTAGTTATTACACTTGTTGATTTTATTATTGTGTTGCTGCCAAAACTGGTTATCTTGCTGGTGTACTTGTTTCTGTAAGCTCGTCACATTATTTTGGCATATGAATAACAGAATAAGTCGTGACCTATCACATTCCAGTTGTAGTAAATAGTCTCTCTTTTACTATGCAGTGTTATTGTCGAAGCGTTGAAGATGGATAGTCTGCAGAGGCTCTGCTCATCATTGGAACCAATTCTTCGTAGAGTAGTAAGAACAATCTGTACAAATTATCCATCAAGCAGATATACCATCTTCTGTTTATTGAATTTTTAAATGTTTGTACGGCATTTTATGCTCCTTTCTGTTTGGGTGTTTGATTTTTTACGATTTGCCTTTAACTGTATTCTTCTGTACTTGCTAGGTCAGTGAAGAAGTCGAGCGCGCACTGGGCAGACTTGGCCCTGCAACAATCAGTGGAAGGTTCTCTATTCTATATTCCCTAGTTGCGTATTCTCCACTCTTCCTAATGTGTTAGAATCTAGCAGTATTTATTACGTGTAACTTTGAATTCTACACATTACCTTCACTCCTGTATTCTAGCTGTAAATACACAAAACTGTTAGATGTATATGTAGCTTCATGTATTTCCCCAATTGTATAAGGGGTTTTGTGCATTTATCCCACACATGTACCGTATATATGACCTAGAGTCCTCAGAtgaatacaagtgctattcataacaaAAACATCCTTTGTCTTTCTCTATTTAATTTATCCCACACATGtaccgtgtatatatatacggatCTAGAGTCCTCAGATGAATACAATGCTATTCATAACAACAACATCCTTTGTCTTGTTCTATTTAATATTATAAGTAGTGAGCAGTTATTTCATCAATGTCCTATTTCTGCAACCTATTTAAGAATAGTCATTTGACTTCACTTACCATGCTGGGTTGCACTTAAAAGCTTGCAAACCAAGCATGGAATTATGTTGACGCTAACAATTGTTTTGCTATATATTGAAATAAAACAGGTCTCCTCCAAAGCGGATTGAAGGTCCTGATGGAAGAAATCTTCAACTCCAGTTCAGAACAAGGCTGTCACTTCCCCTTTTTACTGGAGGAAAAGTTGAAGGGGAGCAGGGAGCTGCAATTCATGTTGCTTTGCTTGATGTTGGCACTGGTTGTGTCGTATCCTCTGGACCAGAGTCATCTGCCAAACTTGATATTGTTGTTCTCGAAGGTGATTTCAACAATGAAGATGAGGAGGGCTGGACAGGAGAAGAGTTTGACAGTCACAGGGTGAAGGAGCGTGAGGGGAAGCGGCCTATTTTAACTGGTGATCTACAAGTTACACTAAAAGAAGGTGTCGGCACAATTGGGGAGCTTACGTTCACAGATAACTCTAGCTGGATAAGGAGTAGGAAATTCAGGCTTGGTTTGAGGATTGCCTCAGGGTTTTGTGAGGGTGTTCACATTCGTGAGGCAAAAACTGAAGCTTTTATGGTTAAGGACCATAGAGGAGAACGTAAGTTCCCAAAAGTAATCACCCTTTGTTTCTTCTTGATATATATCCAAACTATTTCAATTTAATTTCTTCAGTGTACAAGAAGCACTATCCACCTACACTGAAAGATGAGGTCTGGAGGTTGGAAAAAATAGGGAAGGATGGGTCATTCCATAAGAGGCTGAACAAAGCTGGAATATCTATAGTTGAGGATTTCCTTAGGCTTGTGGTTCGGGACCCACAGAAGCTGCGCAGAGTaagttcttttattttgtttgtttatttatttattcatcgggggtggggggggggggggtggacacttcattttgtgagttTTGGGTTCTAACTTTTATATGCTGTTCTATGATAGATACTCGGAAGTGGTATGTCAAACAAGATGTGGGAAACCCTTGTG
This genomic interval carries:
- the LOC133922559 gene encoding uncharacterized protein LOC133922559 gives rise to the protein MSRGSAASVFLGVDVGTGSARAGLFDEKGKLLGSASSPIQIWKEKDCIEQSSTDIWHAVCAVVKSACSLANVSPEEVVGLGFAATCSLVAVDADGSPISVSWSGDTRRNIIVWMDHRAVNQAERINASNSPVLQYCGGGVSPEMQAPKLLWVKENLQESWSMVCRWMDLSDWLAYRATGDDTRSLCTTVCKWTYLGHAHMEQWTESDSRDMEACGWDNVFWEEIGLRDLVEGNCAKIGRSVAFPGHPLGSGLTPTAAKELGLLPGTPVGTSLIDAHAGGVGVMESVPDAESKANLSDEEAICHRMVLVCGTSTCHMAVSKNKLFIPGVWGPFWSAMVPEFWLTEGGQSATGALLDYIVEYHVAAPLLSNRAASQSISIYELLNKMLVSMSHEQNSPFLSALTQDTHVLPDFHGNRSPMADPKSKGVICGLTLDTSEKHLALLYLATIQGIAYGTRHIVEHCNAHGHKIDTLLACGGLAKNSVYIQEHADIIGCPIILPRENESVLLGAAVLGAVAGKKFPGVRDAMKALNAAGKVVNPSSDPRVKKYHDAKYQIFRSLYEQQLSHRSTMAQALQ